A genomic window from Halobaculum sp. MBLA0147 includes:
- a CDS encoding PAS domain S-box protein — translation MTQCNPTDDAFTEYDAFDAVPRPLLVHDEGVIQYANDAFRTLSTGRAPEVNDHEADDTHTRDDHPVPDPVGRSVESVLADTDEIVVSPPTWTATDPLSAVETVSVDAGGEKRNYRLVVGPTTEPNKTGETTDGAASTTVLFERLDTTNPDDDGGVLSRADAAGSDASRSTGGESSSPRAPEPQSGDAAPAVGEGNVFERIFEYANDAIFVVDPETQEITRTNRRAAELLGYDREELLDLEPADIHPHDYEAFAAFADEVYETGASWTDELSCYTCDGERIPAEISGTLVEIDGERRLVASVRDISTRIEQRTELRRLSRAVRATSDGVALFDDDGTVVYANQAYATALGYDDETDVVGESWAALYDDGDRFAVDVRPSVASDGEWSDTVTVATDDGERVHRLSVSGFEGDVLVVSRDVTAEHENRRRLRGLTEASRAFVDAETPSAVADRALDVIRETLESDLACLRTYDEETNSLDRVGVTDAAATLVDSEVAYDLEASRAGRAYRTGETLVDNSGEDPYAPDRAHLHVPIGDDGVVTVLREDGAFSPTDVELLELFAETVRTALARARRVRELRSQKRELERRGQELTAANEFGDLVTGVVGSVLETATRSETEQAVVDGLVESELFDAAWLVDGAPDDPTTRATAVDGASLAESDPASLVHTPFATQLLSEADRTDGLVVRRRRLGPGETDSPSDDDSGGTDGPGATTDTTTAAAIEVETTAQSFGTLVVATSGTEASRSLVRDGLELLAETLGFALVADRTRLALVANEIVEVEIELENRLARLSAAHDCRCVLRATEPAEDGGFVHRVDVSGAGVEAVRGFFDRTETDPDQSPTVVDGDENGCVLDVYADHGLPALLAEVGCSVRSLVADDGVGRVTVEMPEDRDLGAVTDLLSEWYDDVYLRAKRHERRIDPSNAISTDTGLTDRQREVLCTAHGEGYYAWPRERTAEEVAETLDIAGSTLHQHLRAAERKLIDQICGDESR, via the coding sequence ATGACTCAGTGTAACCCGACGGACGACGCGTTCACCGAGTACGACGCCTTCGACGCAGTCCCGCGACCACTCCTGGTCCACGACGAGGGCGTGATCCAGTACGCCAACGACGCGTTTCGGACACTGTCGACGGGACGGGCGCCGGAGGTGAACGATCATGAAGCCGACGACACGCACACGAGAGACGACCATCCAGTGCCCGATCCGGTCGGACGGTCCGTCGAGAGCGTGCTCGCGGACACGGACGAGATCGTCGTCTCGCCGCCGACGTGGACGGCGACTGACCCGTTGTCGGCAGTGGAGACGGTGTCCGTCGACGCCGGTGGAGAGAAACGGAACTACCGACTCGTCGTCGGTCCGACTACAGAACCGAACAAGACGGGAGAGACCACCGACGGAGCGGCCTCCACGACCGTACTGTTCGAGCGCCTCGACACGACGAATCCCGACGACGACGGCGGAGTCCTCTCCCGTGCCGACGCGGCCGGATCCGACGCGTCGCGGTCCACCGGAGGCGAGTCGTCGAGCCCCCGCGCACCCGAGCCACAGTCCGGAGATGCCGCGCCGGCCGTCGGCGAGGGGAACGTGTTCGAACGGATCTTCGAGTACGCGAACGACGCGATCTTCGTCGTCGACCCGGAGACCCAGGAGATCACCCGTACGAACCGACGCGCAGCCGAGTTGCTGGGCTACGACCGCGAGGAACTCCTCGATCTCGAGCCCGCAGACATCCACCCACACGACTACGAGGCGTTCGCCGCGTTCGCAGACGAGGTCTACGAGACCGGTGCGAGTTGGACGGACGAACTCTCCTGTTACACCTGTGACGGCGAGCGGATCCCCGCGGAGATCTCGGGGACGCTCGTCGAGATCGACGGGGAGCGCCGCCTCGTCGCGAGTGTCCGCGACATCTCGACGCGCATCGAACAACGGACCGAACTCCGTCGACTCTCGCGTGCGGTCCGTGCGACCTCCGACGGCGTCGCACTGTTCGACGACGACGGGACCGTCGTGTACGCCAACCAGGCGTACGCGACGGCACTCGGGTACGACGACGAGACGGACGTGGTCGGCGAGTCGTGGGCGGCACTGTACGACGACGGGGACCGCTTCGCCGTCGACGTACGGCCGTCCGTGGCGAGCGACGGGGAGTGGAGCGACACGGTCACCGTCGCCACAGACGACGGCGAGCGAGTCCACAGACTCTCAGTCTCGGGGTTCGAGGGAGACGTACTCGTCGTCTCGCGCGACGTGACGGCGGAACACGAGAACCGACGACGACTCCGCGGGCTCACCGAAGCCAGCCGAGCGTTCGTCGACGCAGAGACGCCGTCCGCCGTCGCCGACCGGGCGCTCGACGTGATCCGCGAGACGCTGGAGTCCGACCTCGCGTGCTTGCGGACCTACGACGAGGAGACGAACAGCCTCGACCGCGTCGGCGTCACCGACGCGGCGGCGACACTCGTCGACTCGGAGGTTGCGTACGACCTCGAGGCGTCACGAGCCGGTCGTGCCTACCGGACCGGGGAGACACTCGTCGACAACTCCGGAGAGGACCCCTACGCGCCCGACCGGGCACACCTCCACGTCCCCATCGGTGACGACGGTGTTGTGACGGTGCTCCGCGAAGACGGCGCGTTCTCGCCGACCGACGTGGAACTCCTCGAGTTGTTCGCCGAGACGGTTCGGACGGCACTCGCCCGTGCACGGCGCGTTCGGGAGCTCCGCTCGCAGAAGCGGGAGTTGGAGCGCCGCGGGCAAGAGCTGACTGCGGCCAACGAGTTCGGCGACCTCGTGACGGGTGTCGTCGGCTCCGTCCTCGAGACGGCGACGCGGTCGGAGACGGAACAGGCGGTCGTCGACGGTCTCGTCGAGTCCGAGTTGTTCGACGCGGCGTGGCTCGTCGACGGAGCGCCCGACGACCCGACGACGCGAGCGACCGCCGTCGACGGCGCCTCGTTGGCGGAGTCCGACCCGGCGTCGCTCGTCCACACCCCGTTCGCGACACAGTTGCTCTCGGAGGCCGACCGGACGGACGGACTCGTCGTCAGGCGACGACGACTCGGTCCCGGCGAGACCGACTCGCCGTCAGACGACGACTCCGGTGGGACCGACGGGCCCGGAGCGACGACCGACACGACCACGGCGGCGGCCATCGAGGTCGAGACGACCGCGCAGTCGTTCGGTACACTGGTCGTCGCGACGAGTGGGACCGAAGCGTCGCGGAGTCTGGTCCGCGACGGGCTCGAGTTGCTCGCCGAGACACTCGGGTTCGCACTCGTCGCCGACCGGACGCGACTCGCGCTCGTCGCCAACGAGATCGTCGAAGTCGAGATCGAACTCGAGAACAGACTCGCACGCCTCTCTGCGGCACACGACTGTCGATGTGTCCTCCGTGCCACGGAGCCCGCCGAAGACGGCGGGTTCGTCCACAGAGTCGACGTCTCCGGAGCCGGTGTCGAGGCGGTGCGTGGGTTCTTCGACAGGACGGAGACCGATCCCGACCAGTCGCCGACCGTCGTCGACGGCGACGAGAACGGGTGTGTTCTCGACGTGTACGCCGATCACGGACTGCCGGCACTGCTCGCGGAAGTCGGCTGTAGCGTGCGGTCGCTCGTCGCCGACGACGGTGTCGGACGCGTGACCGTCGAGATGCCGGAGGACCGCGACCTGGGTGCCGTCACCGACCTCCTGTCCGAGTGGTACGACGACGTGTACTTGCGCGCGAAGCGACACGAGCGTCGGATCGACCCGTCGAACGCGATCTCGACGGACACGGGGTTGACGGACCGACAGCGCGAGGTACTGTGTACGGCACACGGCGAGGGGTACTACGCCTGGCCTCGTGAACGGACAGCGGAAGAGGTGGCCGAGACACTCGACATCGCCGGGTCGACACTCCACCAGCACCTCAGAGCGGCCGAACGGAAGCTGATCGACCAGATCTGTGGCGACGAGTCCCGGTGA
- a CDS encoding M20 family metallopeptidase, protein MDTSTLPTPVAEYITDNHAELCDVLERLVGFDTQNPPGRTVEIVEWLETTLDGPALSLDRYAVDPEKPNLVATLPGATDHTLCFNGHLDTVPFAENDWSVDPLGERDGDRIYGRGTTDMKGAVAAMVQVALAYARTDTEPPVTLQFALVSDEEKGGDAGLTTLLDTDAFDPDACVVGETTARDGRHSVSVADRGNVWLTLEASGTAAHGSRPMIGENAIDRLVDAVEQLRTEFGRRELSIDPAMDPIVEESVRFYEPEAGAASTRELYRYPTINLGVVEGGTAINTVPASACARVDIRLTAGVDTTDALSGIRNCLSGTEGIEISDLSWTQGSYEPLESPIVEASAEAAEHVVDGEVFRRSATGGGDAKVFRHEGIPTVEFGFGTQTAHGVDEYTTTEALRRNVVSYATIPVLYGRLAVDE, encoded by the coding sequence ATGGACACGTCGACACTTCCGACACCGGTCGCGGAGTACATCACCGACAACCACGCCGAACTGTGTGACGTGCTCGAACGGCTGGTCGGGTTCGACACACAGAACCCGCCCGGCCGGACGGTCGAGATCGTCGAGTGGCTCGAAACGACACTCGACGGGCCGGCGCTCTCGCTCGACCGGTACGCCGTCGATCCGGAGAAGCCGAACCTCGTCGCGACACTCCCCGGCGCGACCGACCACACGCTGTGTTTCAACGGCCACCTCGACACGGTCCCCTTCGCAGAGAACGACTGGTCCGTCGATCCGCTCGGCGAGCGAGACGGCGACCGAATCTACGGGCGCGGGACGACAGATATGAAGGGTGCAGTCGCCGCGATGGTACAGGTCGCACTCGCGTACGCGCGGACCGACACGGAGCCACCGGTGACACTCCAGTTCGCGCTCGTCAGCGACGAGGAGAAGGGTGGCGACGCGGGGCTGACGACGCTGTTGGACACGGACGCGTTCGATCCCGACGCCTGTGTCGTCGGCGAGACGACGGCGCGCGACGGACGGCACTCGGTCTCCGTCGCCGACCGCGGGAACGTCTGGCTCACACTCGAGGCCTCGGGGACCGCCGCGCACGGCTCACGGCCGATGATCGGCGAGAACGCCATCGACAGGCTGGTCGACGCCGTCGAGCAGTTGCGAACCGAGTTCGGTCGACGCGAGCTGTCGATCGACCCCGCGATGGACCCGATCGTCGAGGAGTCGGTCAGGTTCTACGAGCCCGAGGCGGGCGCTGCGTCGACGCGGGAGCTGTACCGGTACCCGACGATCAACCTCGGTGTCGTGGAAGGTGGAACGGCGATCAACACGGTCCCGGCGTCTGCCTGTGCGCGGGTCGATATCCGACTGACCGCGGGGGTCGACACGACGGACGCCCTCAGTGGCATTCGAAACTGCCTGTCCGGTACGGAGGGCATCGAGATCTCGGACCTGTCGTGGACCCAGGGGTCGTACGAGCCCCTCGAGAGTCCGATCGTCGAGGCGAGTGCGGAGGCGGCCGAACACGTCGTCGACGGCGAGGTGTTCCGGCGGAGCGCGACCGGTGGTGGCGACGCCAAAGTGTTCCGCCACGAGGGGATCCCGACGGTCGAGTTCGGGTTCGGAACGCAGACTGCCCACGGGGTCGACGAGTACACGACGACCGAGGCACTGCGGCGCAACGTCGTCAGCTACGCGACGATTCCCGTACTGTACGGGCGACTCGCAGTCGACGAGTAG
- a CDS encoding winged helix-turn-helix transcriptional regulator — protein sequence MSTDHTPVGRMDSSYEGTQETLVEVAEVLGRKWHTVILHQLLTAGALGFSDLGSRVNGISNKMLSDSLGALEERGLVRREIVEEKPVRVEYSLTERGRAMEDLLGAMVSWGREHGERADDRPATPDGPERPLADGGTEVDR from the coding sequence ATGAGCACGGACCACACGCCAGTCGGGCGGATGGACAGTTCCTACGAGGGCACCCAGGAGACTCTCGTCGAGGTGGCGGAGGTGCTCGGTCGGAAGTGGCACACGGTGATCCTCCACCAGTTGTTGACCGCGGGCGCGCTCGGGTTCAGCGACCTCGGCTCGCGGGTGAACGGAATCTCGAACAAGATGCTCTCGGACAGCCTCGGGGCACTGGAGGAGCGCGGTCTCGTGCGCCGCGAGATCGTCGAGGAGAAACCGGTTCGCGTCGAGTACAGCCTGACGGAGCGCGGTCGTGCGATGGAGGACCTCCTCGGCGCGATGGTGTCGTGGGGGCGCGAGCACGGAGAGCGAGCGGACGACCGGCCGGCGACACCGGACGGCCCGGAGCGACCGCTCGCCGACGGCGGCACGGAGGTGGACCGATGA
- a CDS encoding MarR family transcriptional regulator, which produces MSSRNHDRNTVLDLSAAEASDAPDATRAAVESPSFDEAVKTVFGLNDRDLATLTAIQSKPGITTTDIADVIDRDRSNVTRSVTVLRETGLVTRRRRIMEDGGYFYEHYAESTEGVERVLTDAIERWARDAVESVATFDWTVDDS; this is translated from the coding sequence ATGAGCAGTCGCAACCACGACCGCAACACCGTGTTGGACCTCTCTGCCGCGGAGGCGTCGGACGCACCAGACGCGACCCGTGCGGCCGTCGAGTCACCGTCGTTCGACGAGGCCGTCAAGACCGTCTTCGGACTGAACGACCGGGATCTCGCGACCCTGACGGCCATCCAGTCGAAGCCGGGGATCACGACGACCGACATCGCAGACGTGATCGATCGAGACCGGAGCAACGTGACGCGGTCGGTCACGGTCCTCAGAGAGACCGGCCTCGTGACGAGACGGAGACGGATCATGGAGGACGGCGGATACTTCTACGAACACTACGCCGAGTCGACGGAGGGCGTCGAGCGCGTGCTGACGGACGCCATCGAACGGTGGGCGCGCGACGCCGTCGAGAGCGTCGCCACGTTCGACTGGACGGTCGACGACTCGTGA
- a CDS encoding succinylglutamate desuccinylase/aspartoacylase family protein, whose protein sequence is MGSDAFEYDGGSVDPGETARFRFPVSETYLGDSVDIPVTIINGDEDGPTVFLSAAIHGDELNGIEVVREVAEEWDHTDVHGTLVCLPVLNVQGFLTQERYLPISGRDLNRSFPGKEGSTSSKRVAHRIFENFVRPCDFGLDFHTSTRGRTNMFHVRADVSDEAVARLARAFGTNVTMAGEGSEGMLRREATEAGVPTITIEMGEAHRFERRLIDHALGGVRSVFAEYGVYPQETVRWPGWRTTIEGWSEKTWLRADDGGIVEMEYERGDYVAEGAEICRITSPFMTDVTTVTAPFDGVLVGVLENPVVYPGNPLCHFVKVGDEVTSILTGDE, encoded by the coding sequence ATGGGGAGTGACGCCTTCGAGTACGACGGTGGCAGTGTCGACCCCGGAGAGACTGCGCGGTTCCGGTTCCCGGTGAGCGAGACGTACCTCGGGGACTCGGTCGACATCCCGGTGACGATCATCAACGGCGACGAAGACGGCCCGACGGTGTTCCTGTCGGCCGCGATCCACGGCGACGAACTCAACGGGATCGAGGTCGTCCGCGAAGTCGCCGAGGAGTGGGACCACACCGACGTCCACGGCACGCTGGTGTGTCTCCCCGTGTTGAACGTCCAAGGGTTCCTCACACAGGAGCGGTACCTCCCGATCTCCGGACGCGATCTCAACCGCTCGTTCCCCGGCAAGGAGGGGTCGACGAGTTCGAAACGGGTGGCCCACCGCATCTTCGAGAACTTCGTCCGCCCCTGTGACTTCGGCCTCGACTTCCACACCTCGACACGCGGTCGGACGAACATGTTCCACGTCCGTGCGGACGTGAGCGACGAGGCGGTGGCGCGTCTCGCCAGGGCGTTCGGGACGAACGTGACGATGGCGGGTGAGGGGAGCGAGGGGATGCTCCGCCGCGAGGCGACCGAGGCGGGTGTCCCGACGATCACCATCGAGATGGGCGAAGCACACCGGTTCGAGCGGCGTCTCATCGACCACGCGCTCGGCGGGGTGAGGAGTGTCTTCGCGGAGTACGGCGTCTACCCACAGGAGACGGTTCGGTGGCCCGGCTGGCGGACGACGATCGAGGGGTGGAGCGAGAAGACCTGGCTCCGCGCCGACGACGGCGGTATCGTCGAGATGGAGTACGAACGCGGCGACTACGTCGCCGAAGGCGCGGAGATCTGTCGCATCACGAGTCCGTTCATGACCGACGTGACGACCGTCACGGCACCGTTCGACGGCGTCTTGGTCGGTGTCCTCGAGAACCCGGTCGTCTACCCAGGGAACCCACTGTGCCACTTCGTGAAGGTGGGTGACGAAGTCACGTCGATCCTCACTGGCGACGAGTAG